The following proteins are co-located in the Candidatus Paracaedibacter acanthamoebae genome:
- a CDS encoding NAD(P)-binding protein yields MLQLRQVWLYIIYSSPLTNEIAGITDKKKPPIYNVEYAVPPSRLSIKGKEIIHADGEIDYLIIGSGPAGSVIAHELTRKKSGSKIVLIEAGSFVKPLSTLTELSPELMESNNLRRAINSNIIIRNGATDGGGSTVNLDLAFSPLLPSIKEKLQSWIDQGSLPSYFCHQKDQDWAELEHAYSWVSRKLMTRQVNINEINKNNFPLKEGATLAETYCLNSRNPNDPHITALLRK; encoded by the coding sequence TTGCTTCAGCTTCGCCAAGTTTGGCTGTATATTATTTATTCTTCCCCTCTCACGAATGAAATTGCAGGTATCACTGACAAAAAGAAACCGCCAATTTATAATGTAGAATATGCCGTCCCTCCCTCAAGGTTATCAATAAAAGGAAAAGAAATTATTCATGCGGATGGTGAAATTGATTATCTCATCATTGGAAGTGGCCCAGCAGGCAGCGTCATTGCCCATGAACTGACCCGCAAAAAAAGCGGTAGCAAGATTGTTCTGATTGAAGCGGGCTCATTTGTAAAGCCATTAAGCACTTTAACTGAGTTATCTCCTGAGCTTATGGAATCCAATAACTTGCGTAGAGCAATAAACAGCAATATTATTATTCGCAATGGAGCAACAGACGGTGGGGGGTCAACAGTCAACCTTGACTTAGCATTCTCTCCCCTCCTTCCTTCCATCAAGGAAAAATTGCAAAGTTGGATAGATCAAGGTTCCCTTCCCTCTTACTTTTGTCATCAAAAAGACCAGGACTGGGCTGAACTTGAACACGCTTATTCATGGGTAAGCCGAAAATTGATGACGCGGCAAGTAAATATAAATGAAATTAATAAGAATAATTTTCCATTAAAAGAAGGGGCTACTTTGGCTGAAACTTATTGTTTAAATTCAAGAAATCCAAATGACCCCCATATTACGGCGTTGTTGCGTAAATAG